One genomic segment of Ctenopharyngodon idella isolate HZGC_01 chromosome 7, HZGC01, whole genome shotgun sequence includes these proteins:
- the mtfmt gene encoding LOW QUALITY PROTEIN: methionyl-tRNA formyltransferase, mitochondrial (The sequence of the model RefSeq protein was modified relative to this genomic sequence to represent the inferred CDS: inserted 1 base in 1 codon), translated as MWSLSYLKVIDRGHLLSQGLRSNCITRIRKGLFLLSRNKSFATQIQSASKPPWRVLFFGSDDFALESLKQLHVSRDDTKAEIIDSLEVVTLSRDTPVRKYAEQHRLPLHHWPDVDLSAQFDVGVVVSFGCLIKENIINKMPHGILNVHPSLLPRWRGPAPVFHTILHGDSVTGVTIMQIRPKRFDVGPILHQELYEIPKNCTADELGATLAVVGSRMLMDILKHLPERIANRKEQPKEGASFAPKISSRMAWITWEEHSCDYIDRLFRAIGSRIPLKTMWMGNPIKLLDFVGKCNVLFTAAPYLSAVPGSFHYQKESNILLVRCKDGWVGFKAVKFKKRLSAADFFNGYLHQSVLKKYPSSNTCXVQSYKDTSLPGGQDNNMLLQNNTSL; from the exons ATGTGGAGCCTAAGTTATTTAAAAGTCATAGATCGGGGACATTTGCTGTCTCAAGGACTTCGTAGCAACTGCATCACGCGTATTAGAAAAGGCTTGTTTCTATTAAGCAGAAACAAATCTTTTGCAACTCAAATACAATCTGCTTCAAAACCACCCTGGAGAGTATTGTTTTttggaagtgatgattttgcaCTGGAATCATTGAAACAGCTTCATGTATCCCG AGATGACACAAAAGCTGAAATCATAGATTCTCTTGAGGTCGTGACACTGTCCAGAGATACTCCAGTCAGAAAGTATGCAGAGCAGCACAGACTTCCACTTCACCATTGGCCAGATGTGGACTTAAGTGCACAGTTTGATGTTGGTGTGGTGGTGTCATTTGGTTGTTTAATCAAGGAGAACATCATCAACAAAATGCCACA TGGGATCCTGAATGTGCACCCTAGTCTGTTGCCACGCTGGCGGGGACCTGCTCCAGTCTTTCATACGATTTTACATGGTGACAGTGTCACAGGAGTGACTATCATGCAAATAAGACCTAAGAG ATTTGATGTGGGCCCTATTCTTCATCAAGAGCTGTATGAGATTCCAAAGAACTGCACTGCGGATGAGCTTGGAGCTACTTTGGCAGTTGTGGGTTCCAGAATG TTGATGGACATTCTAAAACATCTTCCTGAAAGGATAGCGAACAGAAAGGAGCAGCCTAAGGAGGGTGCATCATTTG CACCCAAAATCAGTTCCAGAATGGCCTGGATAACATGGGAAGAGCACAGCTGTGACTACATTGATCGTCTCTTTCGAGCTATTGGATCTCGG ATTCCTTTGAAAACAATGTGGATGGGCAATCCCATCAAACTTCTGGACTTTGTTGGCAAATGCAACGTGTTGTTTACAG CTGCTCCATATTTATCTGCAGTACCAGGGTCTTTCCATTATCAGAAAGAATCCAATATCCTACTTGTTCGCTGCAAG GATGGCTGGGTTGGATTCAAAGCTGTGAAATTCAAGAAAAGGCTGTCAGCAGCAGATTTCTTTAATGGATATCTCCATCAGAGCGTGCTGAAGAAATATCCCTCCTCAAACACCT CTGTTCAGAGTTATAAAGACACAAGTTTGCCAGGAGGACAGGACAATAATATGCTGCTACAAAATAACACTTCACTTTGA